CGATTCTTTAGTTTCTCATTACCACTTGAACAGCTCATACCGTTATCGTCGAATTAAGAATTTAGATTGAACGATCTTAAATATTGTCCATTTTTAAGATTCTTTAGCAGTGACAACGAAAAGAATGGCACACTCTGTTCATTTCTTCAGTTTGattatcttattaaaaattctccaaGCATTTGAATGCAACAATTTGGAGACAGAAACACTTTCGATGCAATCTCCAAATTCTGATTTGAGAAATGACAATGAGACAGTATATAATACATCAAAAAATGACTCAACATTTATAAGCTCTACAAAAAGACCAGCTTCTTTGGAAGAAAGTGCATCAGTTTCTAAAACATGTTGCAAGGAAGCATTCACAATGACAGAGTCATTTACAATGAATACTACAGGATCTAAAGATAAGGAAGAAAATCAACAGATAATCACCATACTTAAAGAATCAATTCATAATTCCGTTTTAGAACCTTGGTATCGTGTTAAACGAGATAGCCAAAATGAAGAATACCAAGAGCCATTAAATTCAGACGAATCTTCGCAGGATAATACTTCTGATTCTGATCAGGGATTAGCTGTGGATGAATCTCAAAATAACGATTATGAGACCACAGAGGAAGGAACCGAAGATgcatcaaataaaaattccaatgaaGAATCTTCTAGTCTATCTGATCCTGCACAAATAGATTCTGCGAATGTTAAGAACatagaaaaaaggaacacATATTCAGAAGAATCTAGGGAAGAAGGCAGATTGTATCCTCCTTGGTACCAGCCAACATTTGGGAACAGATTTTGGTCTAGTGGTGAGAGAGATTCTTCTCGCCATTTTATAAGGATTCCAGTATTCCCAGGAAAATAGTATGTTTTTTATATGTCTGTGTATTCATttgattaattacaataaatgtatattatgtatatataaaaaaagtaaaaagatttcTTAAGTATTTTCttacaagaaatttattgaatgagattaataattagagtacataaaaaaaaatcatattacaAAAACAGTTCATCAATTATAGTTAAAATACTTAacaatattgttttaaataaatacatataagatGCTTACTTTGGTGCCTTTGGTAGTTTTTCCTTACAACTAAAAATTACCTTCAATTAGAGTATTATCTTAAATTACtaattcatacttttatacaatataagcTAAGATTTCATCTTACAAAAATCAGTACAAAATTTTGTGACAAATTACAGAACATAAGAAAGACtaaataatttgtagaaaGAGAACAGAAACTTATACATCAGAGATGTTGTTTTCTGCATCTACTGATGCTTCTGTTTATCACGTGGGCAGTTTGCTCATCCAATTATCAGCTCTACTATTTATACTCATCCATTAACGAGTCCGATAACTAACGCAGCGTTAAAGACCTCTCTATTTCCGCCTTCGATAACTTCCATGCCTTGTAAGGATTTTCTATCGTTCTCATCAATAATAGAAGAAATGTAACATGAAATTCATCttcgaaaattgaataatagtTAAATCTTCAAAAACTTATACTCTTCAATATTCTTCCTATCTCTATTGCATCCTTCCTAGAGATTacagattttcttttaatactcTTCTTAGattcttcttaattttcattacattgCTTTCAAAGAGCTCTAGCTTTCCTCTTTTCCATAGAATCTTCCTCAAAATTGAACTTCCTTTCCACTCCATAAAAAAAGGGAACTTCATATTCCTCTTTTCAGTCATAAATTTCCGTATATGCTCCTTTATGAGGTGGTTTATGGGTTACATGCATTCCTTTAGCTTCCAAATCGTTTGTCCTTTTGTTTGTCATGTTGTCAACGTCATAACCGGCTCTATTAACGCGATTCAGAAGCGATTTTCTCGACGATTCGTATCTCTGACTCGTTGCCTATACGCCAACTGCTGTCGGTAGACGAACAGTGGTCGAAGAACGTAAGTACCAGCTGCAGTTTCAAGATCTCCTTGATCTTGTTCTTTTACATCGCGTTTCTTGATCAAAGTACCATCAAAATCCCCCTCTGACCCATCCAATTTGCTCAGGAGAAATGCGTATGCCACTGGAACTGAGTCATCCTGTCGTTTGCTTCTAAGATCGGTTGGTTCCTCGAGCAAAGTCGAAATGGTGGCAAGTGGCTTGGAATTGTCCAGCTTGACCGGAAATGCGGTGCAGCAGCCAAGGAAAGTCAGAAAGAAGATGATTGCAACGGTTTTCtgaaatgaagaaacaaaaaatattattacttttctaAGTTTTTAGATTTATCTAGACGAAGATAGATTTTTGCTGATAACtctgaatattattatgtcattttttttattttgttgccTTCTACATCATTAGTTTTATCATTCCACAGTATaggattataaaattatgtagttGCAAAGAAACCTCACTCAAAGatgttcttttattaaaataccaaTCATAATTTCCacttttcaataaattttcaccGCCGTATTGTAAAGAATTCAGAGTTTCATCACGTATCAACCGAACTGaacttatttaaataatctcaAGATAATCTTACCATCTTGCTACTTCAGTGAAAAGCCCTTTCAAGATTCAGGACCAATCTTCCAATCTTCAAGCTTCAAAAACACCCTCGAGTACTGTACTTGAAAAATGACTTCACAGATCTTCAAATTTTCGCTCAAAGAAGATAAAAGCAAGAAAAGGTGCAAGTATAGTTTGTATAAAATCACTTCTTGTCTATGAAAAACCACTAAATCTGTTTGTAACAGCTCTGTGGCAGGTTTGTGCCCGGCAAAGCATCCTCGTAgcatttatatgaaataatgacGTCAAACGTAACCACGCTAATCGTACAATGACGTTCTATGGCAAGTGATAACCAACCTGGTAAACCAGTAACATCGATGCATCCTCGAGTACgtgtttttttaaaaacaggTATCCACCAAACGGGGGTGAAACGTGACGTTGACTAAGAGGCATGCTCACGTCAATCCTGATCAAACACTGGCAATTCTTCGTCGTTTGTCTCACCTGCTacgtagaaaaatgtttgatgTTCAATTAACGATCGCTGATTGTGCTGCACTATGATTCATTTTACGCGGAAGTTGATTGCACGCCATGGCTATGAAATTACGCAACAAACCACTAGAAGAGCTTGTACTTCAACGATACACCCTTTATTCAGTAGAAGAACGTGGTTCATTTATACGTATCAAATGATCGTTTATTGGATGGGAATTTACGAGCCTCTTGTGGAGCCATGTAAAATGGTAATTGCATTTCTTGCTTAGTTCCTTTTATTTAGATGTTAAAGTTTGATTTGTTGAACCTGACAATGAGTTAAACAGGAATTTTGTTTCGCTATAACTTACACATTACTATTTTGGTATTTCTATTTGTCTGTAGAGATTAGAGATTCAGAGTACCAGTTCCATGGAACTAAAAGTAAAAGATTGGTCTGGTAAGTAATTCCACTGTATACTTCACACTGCTTCACACTGTATACaccaaatagaaaaattcatgTTAATGATTGGTAATGCatagtaaaattaatactacatttttgagtaaaagaaataaaactattactttatcccattttatctttttcaataaagaaatacaataaatagttATTCCAAATGGATAGTACAAGCCAATACAAatctatttcgttatatagAAGATTAAAACTTTTGGTTTGATTCTTAAAGGATTCCGATCGATTCAAGATACTAAATACAGTCTCTTTTCGATCATCAGTcatgaagaaatataaataaaattcaatgattGGGAAAGAGGATGTGTCTTAAGAGAGCATCGTGCATCGTCAAATTAAGTGTTGCTTCTGtttgtatcaaataaattgatttatttttctcagttTAAGCATTCGTCGAATAAATAGCCCTCCGCTTCTCTAGCTCATTTTCGTGTCTATGTgttcatttgaaaaaaaagaaagaaaaatccgaTTCAAAAAACGAAGAACCTCTTTCTCACGTGTTTACTTTTCGAGATGTTAACGCGATCTTGTCGCGAGattttcgtatctttctttacttttctttttttttttgttttattttatttattttgcagaTTCGGCCTCCTCGTGCACGGTTTCGCTGCTTTCGGTAGTAGTTTCACTTTTAGATCTGAAAGAAATCACCAGATGAGGGTATTTCGTGGCTGCTGGGAAGACAAGTacgagaaataaagaaaacaagcACAAGGCAAAACGGATTAGTAATAAATCAGGTCTGTTAGAGACACAAGGATAGACTTAGACCTGTTAGTATATGGGAATTGGTCGACTCGATTTCACTCATACCAATCTTCCCGGGTGGAATTGTTAGGTGAAACATTCTGTTGAGGGAACCGTTCGACAAGTTTCGGTATCAAATAcgctaataaaatatcttaattacAAAGCATATCATTTTTACATACACGAACTTCAAtttagaaaaggaagaaagaaaagaaatatacatatacattggctactaaaagtatttgtacatatccttattttccaatggaATGTGTTTTTATCGCGTTCTATACATCTCGTTTTcatagtattaaatttttgtaatatgaaaatactgttaaattataatgaaatttaatataagtataatataaataaatgctatggcgtgcaaatactttttgtagccactgtatacTGCAAAGAATGTATTCCCATTGTAACATGTAATTTCTATTAGAAATACTATATCtggactgcggatatttatacatatttatatttccatgagcataattgaagaaattaaaccTAAACAGAGACGTTCTTCATTTACTACACATTAcagagaatattatatttgggatattttatatattatcgtACATTGTATGCATCTTTGCATTTtcacataaatgtataaaaatccacaatctagatatatctaaaaaatacatagtttttatcttttctatcttacataatttttcatacgaatttttcaatatccaAAACTTGTCGGCCGGTCACGTTAGTCAAAAAGGGGGGTAgtggaatgaaaaaaaagttgGAAAGTACGAAAAAATCCTTTCCTGTATTGATCGATCTAAATATGCAAATCGGGGAACCTCGTCTACGAGTAATTCTtgctttgctttttttttgttcgttCTACATTTGGGAGTAAAAAAACGAATATGCGTCGTGAGGGCATCGATGCTGCCGCGCATATCGCCTTTTTtctgctctctttctctttcttgtcgcataaataacattttattgcaTGCAAACCATTTCCTCATGCTAGTCACTGTTTTcttattgttttgttttgaTCTAATGTTCTCTAGTTGGGACGTGTAAAGAAGCGAAGTGACgtttcaaatgaatttttccattaatctTGTTCTAAtattgtttctcttttcatatAGCCAATCGgaaataaattgcataaaaatttgatttttctttctttcccaaTTTTCGCGAATCAGTAACACATTGTCTCATTTCACTTCTTTCGACCCTCTTCCTCTACGATTCAGTCTTCTCTAATTCTACCAAGTGTTACGTTTCCATTTGTCATtcatgtgtatgtatgtgtgtatctGTTCtcgtattacatttaaaataccATGTCTCGATACAACTTCTACCACGGTGTACatcgtaaatgtaaatattaacagTTAACTGCGTAGAAGTAGAGTCGCAAGGATGCAGTTTGACCTCAGGGAGAAGTAACTTCCTACCATTGCCCATGTTCTATTTGTTTCCGGAAGGACAACATTAATATCGTTATCTAAACCCTGATCTTCGTTCTTGCTTTCCTGGtccttatatcgtatttcatttgtttGCTTCCCTTTTCACACGCACAACTCCATTCTTAAGTTTTAGACGACCTGACTTGTCAAATTAATTGATCAAACCACGAGAATGTCTTCTCTTTTTTGTCTTGTTGGGAAGAATTTAGTGACAGGTAAAATAAACATCCCTGAAAACATAATCtgtaaatacattattttgttaCTCATTACATTGtgattttatgatattaaaaagaaatgtatatatatatatatattacttgctatatagaagaaaattagtTTTGTAATTAGTAACCTTTTCTACTTAGCttttgaattgaattttaccAGTACACTAGATATCTTCCATGAAGTATTATTGCATTATCGAGTTCTATGAAGTttgcattaaaaaaatgtcttcTGTTTTCAAATACTAGCctgtgaaaaaataattataataaactgtAAATCTCGTGACTCGATCATTCGACAGTCAGGTAACAATAGATTTACTGGAACGATTatctatttctaaatatatattatatgtataagtatatattGTCGGATAATAAAGGATTCACTTGCTCGATGATTACGCTCTTCCAAAAAGGCGAGGGGTTGCGTACAGTGTCATAACTCTATTTGAATGCTACTACAGATCGTATTCTCACTATTATGactccctttttttctcttcccttttctttcataGGAGTAGGCACTTAGCTATATGTTTCTGCGGTTCCTTGTAGTATCGTAACGAGTTTATGTCTATTGTATACGACGGAGAGATTATTGGATGGAGAAAAACTGAAATTGTATACGAAAGCCTCCCctcttcgtctttttttttatactttttttcttttaaatcttcttCTGAGCTCGATCGTCcgatttctatatatatatataaaacatgttTCTATCATATAATCGACGAAGTATACTCCTCTAAAACACTCCTTACATGGTGtgactttcttttttgtttcctgTTCTTATATTATTCTTCTAGAGGCGAAATGTAGGAAAAAATGTTCGTACGAAATCTCACGATCGTCGCTCGTAACATTTCGTCTTTTTCACTCTCATACTTCTTCTGTTCATTCTCGCTCTTTCACGCATGCACGCGCGTCGAAGCGTGTTTCTTAAtacttcctcttctcttttttccctttcttccttccttttattttgtctctttttttGGAACTTTTTATTAGCACCGTGTCTTTCATGGATTTTAGTTCTCAAGAATACGTATCTTTCTCGTTCCTCATCTCTCACACGCATACATTCTCTCGCGTTCTCTCGCATGCTCTCTGTCAAAATCTTCAAGAAGCTTCCAGCAACGACAACAGGAAAGTCGGACAAATGTTTCGACGTCTAATATTCACCTTATTTTTTCGGTAATTACAGGAACGAGAATGCTCGGTGAACGCGTGATGAACGCCTTCATCACGATTGATCATTAACGACGAAAGACACTAAACTAATCtgaaacgaattttaatcTTCGGTTAACTCGTCGATTACAactgttataaataaactacggatgcatatt
The DNA window shown above is from Bombus pyrosoma isolate SC7728 linkage group LG7, ASM1482585v1, whole genome shotgun sequence and carries:
- the LOC122569329 gene encoding uncharacterized protein LOC122569329 isoform X1 codes for the protein MIHFTRKLIARHGYEITQQTTRRACTSTIHPLFSRRTWFIYTYQMIVYWMGIYEPLVEPCKMRLEIQSTSSMELKVKDWSGFRSIQDTKYSLFSIISHEEI
- the LOC122569329 gene encoding uncharacterized protein LOC122569329 isoform X2 — its product is MIHFTRKLIARHGYEITQQTTRRACTSTIHPLFSRRTWFIYTYQMIVYWMGIYEPLVEPCKMRLEIQSTSSMELKVKDWSGLFVEVIST